The Equus przewalskii isolate Varuska chromosome 5, EquPr2, whole genome shotgun sequence genome window below encodes:
- the LOC103551509 gene encoding olfactory receptor 6C2-like: MKNHTAITTFILLGLTEDPQLQVLVFIFLFLTYVMSITGNLTIIALTLMDSHLKTPMYFFLRNFSILEISFTTVYIPRFLYSLSTGDNTITYNACGSQIFFIGLFGATEFFLLAAMSYDRYVAICKPLHYMAIMSNRVCAILVLCCWVSGLVIIITPLGMGFQLEFCDSNAIDHFGCDAAPLLKISCSDTWFIEQTIIICAVLTFVITLIGVILSYVFIIRTILRFPSAQQRKKAFFTCSSHMTVVSITYGSCIFIYIKPSAKEGVDVNKGVSVLTTSVAPLLNPFIYTLRNKQVKQAFSDTIERIACLAHQ, from the coding sequence ATGAAAAATCACACAGCAATAACAACATTCATCTTGTTGGGACTTACAGAGGATCCACAGCTGCAAGTTctggtttttatctttttatttctgacatACGTTATGAGCATAACTGGAAACCTGACCATTATCGCTCTTACCTTGATGGATTCTCATCTTAAAACtcctatgtattttttccttagaaatttCTCCATCTTAGAAATCTCCTTCACAACAGTATATATTCCCAGATTCTTGTACAGCTTATCAACTGGGGACAATACTATTACTTATAATGCCTGTGGcagtcaaatattttttattggacTCTTTGGGGCTACAGAGTTTTTTCTCCTGGCAGCCAtgtcctatgaccgctatgtggccatctgtaaacCCCTGCATTACATGGCCATCATGAGCAACAGAGTCTGTGCCATCCTTGTCCTCTGCTGCTGGGTCTCTGGGTTGGTGATCATCATCACACCACTTGGTATGGGTTTCCAACTGGAATTCTGTGACTCCAATGCCATTGACCATTTTGGCTGTGATGCAGCTCCCCTTCTTAAGATTTCATGTTCAGATACATGGTTTATAGAGCAGACCATTATTATTTGTGCAGTGTTGACATTCGTTATCACACTAATAGGTGTGATTCTTTCCTATGTATTTATCATCAGGACAATTCTAAGATTCCCCTctgctcagcaaagaaaaaaagcttttttcaCTTGTTCTTCTCACATGACTGTTGTTTCCATCACTTATGGCAGCTGTATTTTCATCTACATCAAACCTTCTGCCAAAGAGGGTGTGGACGTTAACAAAGGGGTATCTGTGCTCACTACCTCTGTTGCCCCTTTACTGAACCCCTTCATTTATACCTTGAGGAACAAGCAAGTGAAACAAGCTTTCAGTGACACAATCGAAAGGATTGCATGTCTTGCACACCAGTAA